From a single Drosophila sulfurigaster albostrigata strain 15112-1811.04 chromosome 3, ASM2355843v2, whole genome shotgun sequence genomic region:
- the LOC133841490 gene encoding 26S proteasome non-ATPase regulatory subunit 7: MPSLEVSVNKVIVHPLVLLSVVDHFNRMGKIGNQKRVVGVLLGCWRSKGVLDVSNSFAVPFDEDDKDKSVWFLDHDYLENMYGMFKKVNARERVVGWYHTGPKLHQNDIAINELIRRYCPNSVLVIIDAKPKDLGLPTEAYISVEEVHDDGSPTSKTFEHVPSEIGAEEAEEVGVEHLLRDIKDTTVGSLSQKITNQLMGLKGLNAQLRDIKQYLQRVGDGKMPINHQIVYQLQDIFNLLPDITSDQFTSTMYVKTNDQMLVVYLASMVRSIIALHNLINNKLANRDAEEGKKVVDDKDAKDKNKDSKDKENKDTKDKDASKDKKADEKSDKSKDDGGKSAKK; the protein is encoded by the exons atgccGTCGTTGGAGGTCAGTGTAAACAAAGTGATTGTTCACCCGCTGGTGTTGTTATCGGTTGTGGATCATTTCAATCGCATGGGTAAAATTGGTAATCAGAAACGCGTCGTCGGCGTTTTACTTGGCTGCTGGCGCTCCAAGGGAGTGCTGGATGTTTCCAACAGCTTTGCAG TTCCTTTTGATGAGGATGACAAGGACAAATCTGTATGGTTTTTGGACCACGATTACCTTGAAAATATGTATGGAATGTTTAAGAAAGTAAACGCACGCGAGCGTGTGGTAGGCTGGTATCACACTGGACCCAAACTGCATCAGAATGACATTGCCATCAATGAGCTTATCCGCCGCTATTGTCCCAACTCGGTACTGGTCATCATAGATGCCAAACCAAAGGATCTGGGTCTGCCTACAGAGGCGTACATATCTGTCGAGGAGGTGCACGATGATGGCTCGCCAACTAGCAAAACATTTGAGCACGTGCCCAGCGAAATTGGTGCTGAGGAAGCCGAGGAGGTCGGAGTGGAGCATTTGCTGCGCGACATCAAGGACACGACTGTGGGCAGTCTGTCGCAGAAGATTACAAATCAGCTGATGGGCTTGAAGGGACTCAATGCGCAACTGCGCGATATTAAACAGTATCTGCAGCGAGTCGGCGATGGAAAGATGCCCATCAACCATCAGATAGTCTACCAACTGCAGGACATATTCAATCTTCTGCCCGACATTACCAGCGATCAGTTCACCAGCACCATGTATGTGAAGACTAACGATCAAATGCTGGTCGTCTATTTGGCGTCTATGGTGCGATCGATTATAGCTCTCCATAATCTGATAAACAACAAACTGGCGAATCGCGATGCTGAAGAAGGCAAGAAGGTGGTCGATGATAAGGATGCGAAGGATAAGAACAAGGATAGCAAGGATAAGGAGAACAAAGACACAAAGGATAAGGATGCGAGCAAGGATAAGAAGGCTGATGAGAAGTCCGACAAGAGCAAGGACGATGGAGGCAAGAGTGCCAAAAAATAG
- the LOC133841492 gene encoding uncharacterized protein LOC133841492 codes for MLDFNSYYAYHTNNLSFTDDVEQDDGDDNDAEKVKVMPKRSARNGNDIISASLSHSLSLGSVNEKCLHRNPTTTTTTTTAAEDNNCTLRISSCKPLKFPLASEWLV; via the coding sequence ATGCTGGACTTCAACAGTTACTACGCTTACCACACAAATAATCTTAGCTTTACGGATGATGTCGAACAGGACGATGGGGATGACAACGATGCGGAGAAGGTGAAGGTGATGCCAAAAAGAAGCGCACGGAATGGCAATGATATTATTAGTGCTAGTCTTAGCCATAGTTTAAGTCTCGGCTCGGTCAACGAGAAATGCTTACATAGgaatccaacaacaacaacaacaacaacaactgctgccgAGGACAATAACTGCACCCTAAGGATCAGCAGCTGTAAGCCGCTAAAGTTCCCGTTGGCCAGTGAGTGGTTGGTTTGA
- the LOC133841491 gene encoding sodium-dependent serotonin transporter, with protein sequence MDRSSSKNNSTEFGHTAPASGAATPWGNNKESPNNEDDSNEDDGDNATPAKATDPLAPRLANNERILVVSVTERQRETWGQKAEFLLAVIGFAVDLGNVWRFPYICYQNGGGAFLVPYCVFLIFGGLPLFYMELALGQFHRCGCLSIWKRICPALKGVGYAICLIDIYMGMYYNTIIGWAVYYLFASFTSQLPWTSCDNPWNTQNCMPVTSENFTELATSPAKEFFERKVLEIYKSDGLDFMGPVKPTLALCVFGVFVLVYFSLWKGVRSAGKVVWVTALAPYVVLIILLVRGVSLPGADEGIKYYLTPEWHKLKNSKVWIDAASQIFFSLGPGFGTLLALSSYNKFNNNCYRDALITSTINCLTSFLAGFVIFSVLGYMAYVQKTSIDKVGLEGPGLVFIVYPEAIATMSGSVFWSIIFFLMLITLGLDSTFGGLEAMITALCDEYPRVIGRRRELFVLLLLAFIFLCALPTMTYGGVVLVNFLNVYGPGLAILFVVFVEAAGVFWFYGVDRFSADVEQMLGSKPGLFWRICWTYISPVFLLTIFIFSILGYKEMLGEEYYYPPWSFQVGWAVTCSSVLCIPMYMIYKFFFASKGGCKQRLQASFKPDAACGSVVPGQQGTSV encoded by the exons ATggatcgcagcagcagcaagaataACAGCACAGAGTTTGGTCACACGGCGCCAGCATCAGGTGCGGCTACGCCATggggcaacaacaaggagTCGCCAAACAACGAGGATGACTCCAATGAGGATGACGGCGACAATGCGACACCTGCCAAGGCCACTGATCCCTTGGCGCCGCGTCTAGCCAACAATGAG cGTATTTTGGTAGTTTCTGTGACGGAACGTCAACGAGAGACTTGGGGCCAAAAGGCTGAGTTTCTTTTGGCCGTGATTGGCTTTGCCGTTGACTTGGGCAATGTCTGGCGTTTTCCCTACATTTGTTATCAAAATGGCGGCGGAGCCTTTTTGGTGCCCTACTGCGTGTTCCTCATTTTTGGAGGTCTGCCCCTATTTTATATGGAACTCGCTTTAGGCCAGTTCCATCGCTGTGGCTGTCTCAGCATTTGGAAGCGCATTTGTCCAGCATTAAAAG GTGTTGGTTATGCTATCTGCCTCATCGACATCTATATGGGCATGTACTACAACACAATCATAGGCTGGGCGGTGTATTATCTCTTTGCCTCGTTCACCTCGCAGCTACCTTGGACGTCCTGTGACAATCCATGGAACACTCAAAATTGTATGCCAGTCACCAGCGAGAACTTCACCGAGCTGGCTACATCACCAGCCAAGGAGTTCTTCGA GCGCAAAGTTTTGGAGATTTACAAGAGCGATGGACTGGACTTCATGGGTCCAGTGAAGCCCACGCTGGCACTCTGCGTATTTGGGGTATTCGTACTCGTCTATTTCTCACTGTGGAAGGGAGTTCGAAGTGCCGGAAAAGTCGTCTGGGTGACTGCATTAGCTCCCTATGTGGTGCTCATCATTTTGTTGGTACGCGGAGTTTCGTTGCCAGGTGCTGATGAGGGCATCAAGTATTATCTGACTCCCGAGTGGCACAAGCTCAAGAACTCCAAGGTGTGGATCGATGCTGCCTCGCAGATCTTTTTCTCGCTAGGGCCCGGCTTTGGCACACTCCTGGCACTCTCCAGCTACAATAagttcaacaacaattgctacAGGGATGCGCTAATAACCAGCACCATCAATTGTCTCACTAGCTTCTTGGCTGGATTTGTCATATTCTCTGTTCTGGG TTATATGGCCTATGTGCAGAAGACATCAATTGACAAAGTTGGCTTGGAGGGACCGGGActggtttttattgtttatccGGAGGCAATAGCCACGATGAGCGGCTCGGTCTTCTGGAGCATCATATTCTTCCTTATGCTGATCACGCTGGGATTGGACAGCACCTTTGGCGGACTGGAGGCGATGATAACAGCGCTCTGCGATGAGTATCCTCGTGTCATTGGCAGGCGACGTGAGCTCTTCGTTCTCCTGCTGCTGGCCTTCATCTTCCTCTGCGCACTGCCCACAATGACCTAT GGCGGAGTCGTCTTGGTTAATTTCCTGAATGTCTATGGACCCGGTCTGGCCATACTTTTTGTCGTATTTGTTGAGGCTGCGGGCGTCTTTTGGTTCTATGGCGTTGATCGCTTCAGCGCAGACGTGGAGCAGATGCTTGGCTCCAAGCCGGGCTTATTTTGGCGGATTTGTTGGACTTACATTAGCCCGGTGTTTTTGCTG ACCATCTTCATATTCTCAATACTGGGATACAAGGAGATGTTGGGCGAAGAATATTACTATCCGCCATGGAGCTTTCAAGTTGGCTGGGCAGTCACCTGCTCTTCGGTTCTGTGCATTCCCATGTACATGATATACAAGTTTTTCTTCGCCTCGAAGGGCGGCTGCAAGCAACGGTTGCAGGCATCCTTTAAGCCGGACGCCGCATGTGGATCGGTGGTGCCAGGACAACAGGGCACTTCGGTGTGA